In one Oscillospiraceae bacterium genomic region, the following are encoded:
- a CDS encoding cold-shock protein, which yields MNNGTVKWFNEEKGFGFISNDDGSGDVFVHFSAIQSNGFKTLAEGQKVSYDTETDPKNSSKLRAINVCAA from the coding sequence ATGAATAACGGTACTGTTAAATGGTTTAATGAGGAAAAGGGCTTTGGCTTCATCTCCAACGACGACGGGAGCGGCGACGTGTTCGTGCATTTCTCCGCCATCCAGTCCAACGGCTTCAAGACCCTGGCCGAGGGCCAGAAGGTGTCCTACGACACCGAGACCGACCCCAAGAACAGCAGCAAGCTGCGCGCCATCAACGTCTGCGCGGCCTAA